A window of Desulfuromonas soudanensis genomic DNA:
CAGCCTGGACCCAGATCGCCTACACCCTGTGGGGGACTCCGGAAAACGGCGCCCTGGCGCTCTTCTTGCTGTGTTTCGCCTCTCTGCTCTTCTGGACCCTGGGGGCAAACGGCAAGGCCTGGCGCGATGAGGCTGTCCAGCATCAAAGCTCCATCGGAAGCCTGCAGGATGACCTGCGCCGGCGCGGCCAGGACCTGGACGACCTGTCGAAGAATCTCAACGACAAGATGAAGCGCTTTCACCAGACCAACGCCCAGTTGCAGAAATCCTTCGACAAAAAGGAAATCATGCATCTGGCCGCCGACAGCCTGAAGGATATTCTCGGCTACGATCGGGTGAACCTTCTGATGCTCAACGCCGAAGGGGACCGGCTCGAATTCATGGCCAGTCGCGGCAGCGGCGACGACAACGTCTCGGGAGTCAGTCTGCCTCTCGATGAGCGGGCCGGGGTTCTCTACCTGACGATGCTGCGCGATGAACCGCTTCTGGTCCAGGACATGCGGAAGATGCCGGCCGTCTACAATCTCAAGCCGCCCTGCGACGCCATCTCCCAGCTGCGGTCGCGCAGCTTCATCCTCTGCCCGATCGTCATCAACGGAGAACCGGTCGGCCTTTTCGGCGTCGACAACAAGCAGAACCACAACGCCCTCAACGAGAGCGATCTCAACACCGTCAAGATCTTCGCCGAGCAGGTGGCCGCCGCCCTCTCCAAGATCGAATTGTTGCAGGCGGTCGAACTGCTGACCGGCGAAATTCAGAGCACCTTCGCCCAGTCGCTGCGCCACCGCAAGGACTTTGCCCGGATGATCGCCGAGGTCAAACGCAACACCCGCGCCGCCACCGACAACGTCCGGGCGCTGCGCGGCTCTTCGGACACCCTTTACCTGGCGGTGGACGATACCGGATCGGCCACCAGCGAAATTTCCGCGGCGGTCAACCAGGTCTCGGAGAATCTGGGGCGGCTCGATGAATTGATGGGAGGAGCCGTCTCGGCCACCCAGGAGATCTCCGCTGCGGCCCGGGCGACCGCCGAAGATGCCGCCAGCTCCCACCAGATGGCCGAAACCGTCGGCAGGGAAGCCAACGAAGGAGTGGCGGTGGTCAGTCGCACCCACCAGAGTCTGCTGAAAATCGCCGAGGCGATGACGACCACCGTCGGCGCTTTTGACGCCCTGACAGAGCGCACCAACAATATCGCCGACTTTCTCTCCATGATTAAAGAGATCAACCAGAAGACCCAGCTCCTTTCCCTCAACGCCTCGATCCTCGCCGCCCAGGCGGGGGAACACGGTCGCGCCTTCGCCGTGGTGGCGGGGGAGATCCAAAGCCTCTATCAGCAAACCTCCGGCTCGGCCACGGCCATCGAGGAGCTTCTGGAACAGATCCACCAGCAAACGAGGGTCGCGACCCGGGAAATCAGTTTCACCCGCAATCTGGTCGGCGAGGGTGTGGCCCTGGGCCAGAACACCGAACAGACGCTGCAGAAAATCGTCACCAGTGCCGACCGGGCCCTCGAATATGCCAGCAGCATTCTCTCCTCGAGCCACGAACAGACGGTCAACGCCGAACACACCGCCCAATCGATCCAGGAGATGGGGAATATCGCCGCCCTGGTCTCGGGCGCCTCCAGGGAACAGGCCGTGGCGATCACCCGCATCGCCCGGCAGGTGGAGGAGATCGAAGGGATGGCCGGAAGCCTGGCCAAAGCCTCCGGCGACCAGGAGCAAAACGCCGGCCACATCGACGCCATGATGGACCAGGTCCGGGGATTGGGGGATCAGATCTTTACCGAGCTCGAAAACCGTCGGGACGAAAGCACCCTGGTCATCGAGCAGCTCAACCAGTTCAAGACGAGCTCCGGTCAAAGCCAGACCGGCAACCCTGTCCCTTCCCCGAAAACGGCAAAACAGCCGGACAAGAACCCCCCCGGCAATATCCTCCCCTTTCAGGCCAACGAGAATTTTCCTGCCAAGAAAACGTCCGGCCGAAAGTCCCTCTAGTTTTGAATTTTTCCTGCCCTTAAAATAAAGCCGCCCCCGGGTCTCATCGACCCGGGGGCGCTTCTTCCTTCTTCCTTCTTCCTTCTTCCTTCTTCCTTCTTCCTTCTTCCTTCTTCCTCCTCAGACCCGACCCAGAAAACCGAGCAGGGCGCCATTGAAAGCCTCCGAACACTCGAGATTGACCAGGTGCCCGCCGCCGGGGAGAATCACCAGGGTCGCCTCCGGAAGTCCCTCCGCCAGCCGTCTCGATTCGGCAGGCGGGATCGCCCGGTCCTCCTCGGCGCCGATCACCAGGGCCGGCAGGGTCAGCTCGGAGAGCCGGGAAGTGAAATCGACGCGGTCGGCCATGGCGAGGAGCCCTGCGGCGAGCCCGCCGGGGGAGGTCCCTTCCATCCAGCTGCGCACCTCCCTGACGAGTTCGGGACGGCTGCCGGCGGTCCCGGAGGCGAAAACCAGCCCGGCAAAGGCGTCGGCGACGGGGAGGGCGCCCTCGGCGAGGGCGGTAGCCGCCAGGCGGGCGCGCCTGGCTTTCCCCTCGGCGTCGTCGCCGCCGGCGCGGGTGACGATAAAGAGGGCGGCGCTGAAACGCTGCCGGTGCCGGGCCAGGAGGTCGAGGAGAACGTAGCCCCCCATGGACATGCCGCCGATTACCGCCTTTTCCAGGCCGAGATGGTCCAGGAGGGCCAGCAGGTCGTCGGCATAGAGCTCCATGCTGACGGCTCCGCCAGGAGCCTCGCTTTCACCGAACCCGCGCAGGTCGGGGGTGATGACGCGGTACCCGGCGGCAGCCAGGGCCGCGACCTGCGGACGCCACATGCGGCGGCACAGGGGATAACCGTGGATGAGGAGGACGGCGGTGCCGGCTCCGCCGGTGTCGTCCCACGCCAGTTCGATGCCGTTGATCCTTGCCTTCATGGAAACCTCCTTCGCTGTTGCGTCGCCCCCCCCCCGGCCGCGCCGCCGGACCGGAAAAGAAACGGCAGAGCCCCCAGTCCTTGCGACCCGGGGGCTCTGCCGTTGTCCATTGTCCGGTACGCACCTATCCTGCGGAGACGCTGACGAAAACGAGCCCTTCGCTGCCGCTGTTGTCGATGCCGTGGGGTTGCCCGGCCGGCGCCACCACAACCGCCCCAGGCTCGAGGGGGCGCGGAGCGGCGTTGCTGAGGAAATCCCCCGTCCCTTCGAGAACGACCCAGATGTGGTCCCCGGCGTGGACATGGGGATGGATGTGCTGCCCCGGCAGCAGGCACCAGAGGGTGGTGCGGGAGTGGGCGGTTTCCGCCAGGACAACCTTGCCGGCCTTCTCCTTGTCGAAGGCGACCTTCTCCTTGTAATCCCAGAACATGCTTTCCATAAATTCTCCCCGGAACGATAAAAGGCGCTCCGGCGACAATCGCCGGAACGCCGAAGTTTACCCCTTGTTCCCGCCGGAGGTCAACCCTTGCTGACCTGGACCGCGACGCGGTTCACGCCTGCCGGGACGACCTGCTGGATGTTGAGGTCGGCAAAATGGTAGGGGGCAAAGAGCAGACCGCGGGGGACGCCGCCGCTGAGGCGGGCCGCTCCCCGGGCGCTGCCGACGGCCGAGGTGACCCTGAGCATCCCCCCTTCGGCGACACCGAGGCCGGCGGCATCCTCGGGATGGATCTCGATATACCCCGACGGGGCGACGGCCAGATTCCCCTCGGCGAACGTCGAGGTGGTGCCGAAGTGAAAGAGGGTCTTGCCGCTGAGGAGCTCCATCGCGGCCGGGGCCTCGAGCGACCCCTCGACGGGAGTGTAGTTCAGACTCTTGTCGGCAGGGCGGTACGGCTTTTTAAGGCAGGGTTTGCAGCGGCCGCTCCCGGCGGAGCAGACCTCGGTGTCGAGGCCGCTCAGTTCCCCGGCTTCCGTGAGGACCCCGTCGCGGTCGAGGGAGAGCCCCTGAGGAGCGAGGCGGTCATAGAGGTCGGCCAGGATGTCCCAGTCCTCCCGGGCGTCGCCGACGGGGTGCAGCGCCTTGCCGAGGCAGGAGACGCGGCCGTCGAGGGCGGTGAAAGTGCCGCTCTTCTCGGCGAAGGAGGAGCCGGGGAGGACGACGTGAGCCAGGGCGCAGAGCTCGGTATCGAGGATATCCTGAACGACGAGGCATTCCACCCTGGCCAGTGCCTTGCGCCAGCGACCGCTCTCGGGGAAAGATACAAGCGGATTGGTCGCCGCCAGGTAGAGGAAGCGAATCTCCCCCTTTTCGATGCCGGAAAGAATACCGGCGGCGTCGAGCCCCCCGG
This region includes:
- a CDS encoding methyl-accepting chemotaxis protein — encoded protein: MNRNMNRRRTPPPLPLLHFLASLAAPPAWAFIRYLFFGNHDTSAWTQIAYTLWGTPENGALALFLLCFASLLFWTLGANGKAWRDEAVQHQSSIGSLQDDLRRRGQDLDDLSKNLNDKMKRFHQTNAQLQKSFDKKEIMHLAADSLKDILGYDRVNLLMLNAEGDRLEFMASRGSGDDNVSGVSLPLDERAGVLYLTMLRDEPLLVQDMRKMPAVYNLKPPCDAISQLRSRSFILCPIVINGEPVGLFGVDNKQNHNALNESDLNTVKIFAEQVAAALSKIELLQAVELLTGEIQSTFAQSLRHRKDFARMIAEVKRNTRAATDNVRALRGSSDTLYLAVDDTGSATSEISAAVNQVSENLGRLDELMGGAVSATQEISAAARATAEDAASSHQMAETVGREANEGVAVVSRTHQSLLKIAEAMTTTVGAFDALTERTNNIADFLSMIKEINQKTQLLSLNASILAAQAGEHGRAFAVVAGEIQSLYQQTSGSATAIEELLEQIHQQTRVATREISFTRNLVGEGVALGQNTEQTLQKIVTSADRALEYASSILSSSHEQTVNAEHTAQSIQEMGNIAALVSGASREQAVAITRIARQVEEIEGMAGSLAKASGDQEQNAGHIDAMMDQVRGLGDQIFTELENRRDESTLVIEQLNQFKTSSGQSQTGNPVPSPKTAKQPDKNPPGNILPFQANENFPAKKTSGRKSL
- a CDS encoding alpha/beta fold hydrolase; the protein is MKARINGIELAWDDTGGAGTAVLLIHGYPLCRRMWRPQVAALAAAGYRVITPDLRGFGESEAPGGAVSMELYADDLLALLDHLGLEKAVIGGMSMGGYVLLDLLARHRQRFSAALFIVTRAGGDDAEGKARRARLAATALAEGALPVADAFAGLVFASGTAGSRPELVREVRSWMEGTSPGGLAAGLLAMADRVDFTSRLSELTLPALVIGAEEDRAIPPAESRRLAEGLPEATLVILPGGGHLVNLECSEAFNGALLGFLGRV
- a CDS encoding cupin domain-containing protein, whose product is MESMFWDYKEKVAFDKEKAGKVVLAETAHSRTTLWCLLPGQHIHPHVHAGDHIWVVLEGTGDFLSNAAPRPLEPGAVVVAPAGQPHGIDNSGSEGLVFVSVSAG